In Pseudomonadota bacterium, a single window of DNA contains:
- a CDS encoding ABC transporter ATP-binding protein: MSLRAEPLLSVRGLSTSFGGPPVVEGVSFDLAAGEVLGIVGESGSGKSVTALSIMRLISHPGRVVAGRIFFEGEDLLAKSEAEMRKIRGERISMIFQEPMTSLNPVFTVGDQIVETLRYHQGMGRKDAAKKAIELLKLVEIPTAERRVDEYPHQMSGGMRQRVMIAMALACRPKLLIADEPTTALDVTIQAQILDLLRQLQRELNMAVILITHDLGVVAEFVQRVIVMYAARTVEQASVSALFSAPQHPYTEGLLESIPQLDQVADRLQAIEGTIPSLQDMPTGCRFHPRCRYAQAPCAELDPPLFEVAEGRFAACIRHTGYRLPSLAEAAS; the protein is encoded by the coding sequence ATGAGCCTACGTGCAGAACCCTTGCTGTCGGTGCGCGGACTCAGCACCAGCTTCGGCGGGCCGCCGGTGGTCGAGGGTGTGAGCTTCGATCTGGCGGCGGGCGAGGTCTTGGGCATCGTCGGCGAATCCGGCTCGGGCAAGAGCGTCACCGCGTTGTCGATCATGCGCCTCATCTCCCATCCCGGCCGCGTGGTGGCGGGGCGCATCTTCTTTGAGGGCGAGGATCTCTTGGCCAAGAGCGAAGCCGAGATGCGCAAGATCCGCGGCGAGCGCATCTCCATGATCTTCCAAGAGCCGATGACCTCGCTTAACCCGGTCTTCACCGTGGGCGACCAGATCGTCGAGACCCTGCGCTATCACCAGGGCATGGGCCGGAAGGATGCGGCGAAGAAGGCGATCGAGCTCCTGAAGCTGGTGGAGATCCCGACCGCCGAGCGCCGGGTCGACGAGTACCCGCACCAGATGTCGGGCGGCATGCGCCAGCGGGTGATGATCGCCATGGCGCTGGCCTGCCGGCCGAAATTGCTGATTGCGGATGAGCCGACAACGGCACTCGACGTCACCATCCAGGCGCAGATCCTGGACCTGCTGCGCCAGCTGCAGCGCGAGCTCAACATGGCGGTCATCCTGATCACCCATGATCTGGGCGTGGTCGCGGAATTCGTGCAGCGCGTCATCGTCATGTACGCCGCCCGCACGGTGGAGCAGGCCTCGGTTTCGGCGCTGTTCAGCGCCCCGCAGCACCCCTATACCGAGGGATTGCTGGAATCGATCCCGCAGCTGGATCAGGTGGCCGATCGGCTGCAGGCGATCGAGGGCACCATCCCCAGCCTGCAGGACATGCCCACGGGCTGCCGCTTCCACCCGCGCTGCCGGTATGCGCAAGCCCCTTGCGCCGAGCTCGACCCGCCGCTCTTCGAAGTGGCCGAGGGCCGGTTCGCCGCCTGCATCCGGCACACCGGCTACCGCCTCCCCAGCCTGGCGGAGGCCGCCTCGTGA
- a CDS encoding dipeptide ABC transporter ATP-binding protein gives MEVDSLVKHFPLKKGFFLSTEIGAVRAVDGISFQVAEGETLGLVGESGCGKSTTGRLLLRLIEPTSGAIRFGGEDLATLPPKALRQRRRQIQIIFQDPYSSLNPRMTVEDIVGEPLIVHDVGSSRERTTRVAELLSVVGLAREHANRYPHEFSGGQRQRIGIARALALNPKFIVCDEPVSALDVSIQAQIINLMQDLQREFELTYLFISHNLAVVRHIADRVAVMYLGKIVEITDKHTLYEDPKHPYTQALLSSIPIAKPEQKRQRIMLTGDVPSPINPPAGCRFHTRCPYAEAICREKEPPLIEVGGGHRVACHLVQPQNA, from the coding sequence ATGGAGGTCGACAGCCTGGTCAAGCACTTCCCCTTGAAGAAGGGCTTCTTCCTGTCGACCGAGATCGGCGCCGTGCGTGCCGTCGACGGCATCAGCTTCCAGGTCGCCGAAGGCGAGACCTTGGGCCTCGTCGGCGAATCCGGCTGCGGCAAGTCGACGACGGGGCGGCTGCTGCTCCGCCTGATCGAGCCCACATCGGGCGCCATCCGCTTCGGCGGCGAGGATCTGGCCACCTTGCCGCCCAAGGCTCTCCGCCAGCGCCGCCGCCAGATCCAGATCATCTTCCAGGATCCGTACTCCTCCTTGAATCCGCGCATGACGGTGGAGGACATCGTCGGCGAGCCCTTGATCGTGCACGACGTCGGCAGCTCCCGGGAGCGCACCACAAGGGTGGCCGAGCTCCTGTCCGTGGTCGGGCTCGCCCGCGAGCACGCCAACCGCTACCCGCACGAGTTCTCCGGCGGACAGCGCCAGCGGATCGGCATCGCCCGGGCGCTGGCGCTCAATCCGAAATTCATCGTTTGCGACGAGCCGGTTTCTGCGCTCGATGTGTCGATCCAGGCGCAGATCATCAACCTCATGCAGGACCTGCAGCGGGAATTCGAGCTGACCTATCTTTTCATCAGCCACAACCTCGCCGTCGTCCGCCACATCGCCGACCGGGTGGCGGTCATGTATCTCGGCAAGATCGTCGAGATCACCGACAAGCACACGCTCTACGAGGACCCGAAGCATCCCTATACCCAGGCGCTCTTATCCTCGATCCCGATCGCCAAGCCTGAGCAGAAGCGCCAGCGCATCATGCTGACGGGCGACGTGCCGAGCCCGATCAACCCTCCCGCCGGCTGCCGCTTCCACACGCGCTGCCCCTATGCGGAAGCGATCTGCCGGGAGAAGGAGCCGCCGCTCATCGAGGTCGGCGGCGGCCACCGGGTCGCCTGCCACCTGGTGCAGCCGCAGAATGCCTGA
- a CDS encoding cupin domain-containing protein: MRIAVAAALLLAAASPAWAQSAKMDMVTGSGQVKWSPAPPSLPKGAMIAVISGDPSKDGPYVLRLKMPANYKVPAHHHPTTENVTVISGSFHAGMGDKLDMKKAMTFGPGGFASMASGMNHYAWATKETVLQVHGIGPFAMVYANPADDPSKTR, from the coding sequence ATGCGCATTGCCGTCGCCGCCGCCCTGCTGCTTGCCGCCGCCTCGCCCGCTTGGGCGCAGAGTGCCAAGATGGACATGGTCACCGGCTCGGGTCAGGTGAAATGGTCACCGGCGCCGCCGAGCTTGCCCAAGGGCGCCATGATCGCCGTCATCTCCGGCGACCCGTCCAAGGACGGCCCCTATGTGCTGCGCCTCAAGATGCCGGCCAACTACAAGGTTCCGGCCCATCACCACCCGACCACCGAGAACGTCACCGTCATCTCCGGCAGCTTCCATGCCGGCATGGGCGACAAGCTCGACATGAAGAAGGCGATGACCTTCGGGCCGGGCGGCTTCGCCTCGATGGCCTCCGGCATGAACCACTATGCCTGGGCGACGAAGGAGACCGTGCTGCAGGTGCATGGCATCGGCCCCTTCGCCATGGTGTACGCCAACCCTGCCGACGATCCCAGCAAGACGCGCTAA
- a CDS encoding Arc family DNA-binding protein, which produces MSTLTVRNLEPEVVERLKVRARANHRSLEAEVRVILSEAAPISRAEAIAALKTFGKRLGKRRWFAEDSTAVIRAARDGRRD; this is translated from the coding sequence ATGTCCACTTTGACCGTCCGCAATCTCGAGCCCGAAGTCGTCGAGCGCCTGAAAGTGCGGGCGCGTGCAAACCATCGATCGCTGGAGGCCGAAGTTCGAGTGATCCTCAGCGAGGCTGCCCCGATCTCGCGGGCCGAGGCGATCGCGGCGCTTAAAACCTTTGGGAAGAGGCTCGGCAAGCGTCGATGGTTCGCCGAAGACTCGACCGCAGTGATCAGAGCGGCCCGCGACGGGCGGCGTGATTAG
- a CDS encoding type II toxin-antitoxin system VapC family toxin, which yields MISAVIDASVAVKWFASESDSSAARRLLDVVEPFAPDWLLLEVAHVAERARRNGVLSAEQCRGVVEMLEAAVTLVSARQHVAAAQELAAERGLSVYDAIYLALALDYRLPLITADMELAAAGGVHLADFVRRL from the coding sequence GTGATTAGCGCCGTCATCGACGCGAGCGTCGCCGTCAAGTGGTTCGCGTCGGAATCGGACAGCAGCGCCGCGCGGCGGCTTCTTGACGTCGTCGAACCTTTCGCTCCGGATTGGCTCTTGCTCGAGGTCGCTCACGTTGCGGAGCGCGCCCGACGCAACGGCGTGCTTAGCGCGGAACAATGCCGCGGCGTCGTGGAGATGCTGGAAGCGGCGGTTACCCTCGTGTCGGCGCGCCAGCATGTTGCTGCCGCCCAGGAGCTTGCTGCCGAGCGCGGGCTGTCCGTCTATGACGCCATCTATCTAGCCCTTGCGCTCGACTATCGGCTGCCGCTGATCACCGCCGACATGGAGCTGGCGGCTGCCGGCGGTGTCCATCTCGCTGACTTCGTCCGCCGGCTGTAG
- a CDS encoding alpha-hydroxy-acid oxidizing protein, which translates to MTKLRRTFNIEDLRQAAKRRLPRGIFEYVDRGTEDETGLEENRAAFERIRFKPRVLLDMSTRRMETTLFGRQQRLPFVIAPMSPTGFLWYEGELMLARAAAAAGIPYSFPTYSFTAMEKIAAATPGNLWFQLYMWQDQEHSLALLERAKEAGSHALIVTVDTSVGPNREFNQRNGMTEPFRPALRPILGMLAHPGWLMRVLLPYVLAKGAPMLENHPTEHRLGVFRKPPNDGIRISASLNWADIRKLKEFWKGPLVIKGILRADDAKRAIDAGADGVVVSNHGARNLDGAIASIDALPEIADAVRGRLTLLLDSGIRRGSDVAKALALGADAVLIGRAALWGLAVAGQKGVEHALALLGNELDITMAFLGCRELAELGPDLLALPARPALTRSMEPV; encoded by the coding sequence ATGACCAAGCTCCGGCGCACATTCAACATCGAGGACCTGCGGCAGGCGGCCAAGAGGCGGCTGCCGCGGGGGATCTTCGAATATGTCGACCGCGGCACCGAGGACGAGACCGGGCTCGAGGAAAACCGCGCTGCCTTCGAGCGCATCCGGTTCAAGCCGCGGGTACTCCTCGACATGTCGACGCGCCGCATGGAGACGACGCTGTTCGGGCGTCAGCAGCGCCTGCCCTTCGTCATCGCGCCGATGAGCCCGACGGGCTTCCTCTGGTACGAGGGCGAGCTCATGCTGGCCCGCGCCGCGGCCGCCGCCGGCATTCCCTACTCCTTCCCCACCTATTCATTCACCGCGATGGAGAAGATCGCCGCGGCAACGCCGGGAAACCTGTGGTTCCAGCTCTATATGTGGCAGGACCAGGAGCATTCCTTGGCGCTCCTCGAGCGTGCCAAGGAGGCGGGCAGCCATGCGCTGATCGTCACGGTGGATACCTCAGTCGGCCCCAACCGCGAATTCAATCAGAGGAACGGTATGACCGAGCCGTTTCGTCCGGCATTGCGGCCGATCCTGGGCATGCTGGCCCATCCGGGGTGGCTCATGCGCGTGCTCCTTCCCTACGTTCTCGCCAAGGGCGCGCCCATGCTGGAGAACCATCCGACGGAGCACCGCTTGGGCGTCTTCCGCAAGCCGCCGAATGACGGCATCAGGATCAGCGCGTCGCTCAATTGGGCCGACATTCGGAAGCTGAAGGAATTCTGGAAAGGCCCGCTGGTCATCAAGGGCATTCTCCGCGCCGACGACGCCAAGCGGGCGATCGATGCCGGCGCCGACGGCGTGGTGGTCTCCAACCACGGGGCGCGCAATCTCGATGGTGCCATCGCCTCCATCGACGCCTTGCCAGAGATCGCCGACGCGGTCCGCGGCCGGCTCACGCTCCTCTTGGACAGCGGCATCCGCCGCGGCAGCGATGTGGCAAAGGCACTGGCGCTCGGCGCGGACGCTGTCCTCATCGGCCGCGCCGCTCTCTGGGGCCTGGCGGTCGCCGGCCAAAAGGGCGTCGAGCACGCGCTGGCGCTGCTTGGCAACGAGCTCGACATTACGATGGCTTTTCTCGGTTGCCGGGAGTTGGCCGAGCTCGGGCCGGATCTGTTGGCGCTGCCGGCGCGCCCAGCGCTTACAAGGTCAATGGAGCCCGTCTAG